From Plasmodium knowlesi strain H genome assembly, chromosome: 6, one genomic window encodes:
- a CDS encoding RNA-binding protein, putative, whose translation MMSTVQKGNGLIGKPCKLFSRAYMQGTPLRELQKIPTQKFRRFFSEYQHVQEEKVNLPRLKLRGLPFDVGEEEIKSFFKNFQLAKVGYPIHIIRGVKNKPTGQAHVYFDDEEEARKACETLNRKFLRNRYIEIYTDYIFNHNLTLAKEHVTTLMRDRYRKDNQ comes from the coding sequence ATGATGTCAACAGTGCAGAAAGGTAATGGGCTCATAGGAAAGCCATGCAAGCTTTTTAGCAGAGCCTATATGCAGGGCACACCTTTACGGGAGTTGCAGAAAATACCCACCCAAAAGTTTCGAAGATTTTTCAGCGAATATCAACATgtgcaagaagaaaaagttaaCCTGCCTAGGCTGAAATTGAGAGGACTACCATTCGATgttggagaagaagaaataaaaagcttCTTTAAGAATTTCCAATTGGCCAAGGTAGGGTACCCTATTCACATCATCAGGGGGGTAAAAAACAAACCCACAGGTCAAGCACATGTTTATTTTGACGACGAGGAGGAAGCGAGAAAGGCCTGCGAAACTCTGAATCGGAAGTTTCTACGGAACAGGTACATCGAAATATACACAGACTACATTTTCAATCATAACTTAACACTCGCTAAGGAGCACGTCACAACGTTGATGAGGGACCGTTACAGAAAAGACAACCAGTGA
- a CDS encoding RAP protein, putative — protein sequence MAVRTMMQLGCKQIRLYSFVRLFTKSARVGQGTWDGQMPPEGAERRKLPLGMNIENIGKNKLLYLMKNIQLLNLTEKEILNTISTLLMNHMNEMTTCEMSFMVHTFCKLKFIKYSLLTKIVQSIMSRKPVFKDMRTLTQLLIDLHKMGSLDFNIITFFTQHYIRGSVRMFSLFDLSIILYVYNKHSYNDGATVREICSVIRDFFMPIVSQEKGVLSTILLSLSMLQLNRDLYINLLHQHVHKKYNQFEAKYLCNIVYSVALWLAGDCEKVDLLKGESNHLPRDTSTDILQEVLRDVTAILLQNVNVLKNEELKQVHIVLYLLRELGGDYQQAINMIEKKKIKNTLTVSKMQKQLEKLLKEMGLKAEREFPMGPYVLDFALQKKRTCIEVNGFTHYYTFGGELNAKSRLKYYILRRLNWKVLTVEYTSWKNKSKEDKIKYLEENVLRRIG from the exons aTGGCTGTGCGTACGATGATGCAACTTGGATGCAAACAAATCCGTTTGTACAGCTTTGTACGATTATTTACAAAGAGCGCAAGGGTTGGCCAAGGAACATGGGATGGACAGATGCCCCCAGAGGGGGCtgaaaggaggaagttaCCCCTGGGTATGAACATTGAAAATatcggaaaaaataaattgcttTACTTAATGAAGAACATACAACTGCTGAACCTAACGGAGAAGGAAATCCTGAACACTATCTCAACACTGTTGATGAATCACATGAACGAAATGACTACATGCGAGATGAGTTTTATGGTACACACGTTCTGTAAGCTAAAGTTCATTAAGTATTCTTTGCTTACAAAAATTGTGCAGTCTATTATGAGTAGGAAACCCGTGTTCAAGGACATGAGAACGCTGACCCAGTTACTTATAGACCTACACAAAATGGGCTCCCTAGATTTTAACATCATAACATTCTTCACACAACATTATATTAGAGGTTCTGTCCGcatgttttctcttttcgaCCTATCCATAATTTTGTATGTCTATAACAAGCATAGTTACAACGATGGGGCAACGGTTCGGGAGATTTGCAGCGTCATCCGGGATTTTTTCATGCCGATAGTGAGTCAG gAGAAGGGAGTTCTAAGCACCATCCTCCTCAGCCTCTCCATGCTACAGCTTAACCGGGATCTCTACATCAACCTGCTACATCAGCATGTCCACAAAAAATACAACCAGTTTGAAGCCAAGTATCTGTGTAATATTGTTTATTCCGTGGCTCTGTGGCTAGCTGGAGATTGTGAAAAGGTCGATTTGTTAAAAGGGGAATCAAACCACCTGCCACGTGATACCTCGACTGATATCCTACAGGAGGTGTTGAGAGATGTCACAGCAATCCTCCTGCAGAATGTGAACGTGCTGAAGAACGAAGAGCTCAAGCAG GTCCACATAGTGCTCTACCTCCTAAGGGAACTCGGGGGAGACTACCAACAAGCCATCAACAtgatcgaaaaaaaaaaaataaaaaatacattaacaGTGTCCAAGATGCAGAAACAGCTAGAAAAGCTTCTGAAAGAAATGGGTCTTAAGGCGGAGCGCGAATTCCCCATGGGTCCCTATGTCCTGGACTTCGCTCTGCAGAAGAAGCGG ACCTGCATCGAAGTTAATGGGTTCACGCACTACTACACCTTCGGAGGGGAACTGAACGCGAAAAGTAGGTTGAAGTACTACATCCTCCGTAGGCTCAACTGGAAG GTACTCACAGTGGAGTACACAAGCTGGAAGAACAAGTCCAAGGAG GATAAGATAAAATATCTGGAGGAGAATGTCCTAAGAAGGATAGGTTGA